Proteins co-encoded in one Kocuria flava genomic window:
- the purS gene encoding phosphoribosylformylglycinamidine synthase subunit PurS translates to MARIVVDVMPKPEILDPQGKAIANELPRIGLDGFAGVRQGKRFELTVEGEAGEDVLAQAREAAEKLLSNPVIEDVVRVAVLDETDGEN, encoded by the coding sequence ATGGCCCGCATCGTTGTCGACGTCATGCCCAAGCCCGAGATCCTCGACCCGCAGGGGAAGGCGATCGCCAACGAGCTGCCCCGGATCGGCCTCGACGGCTTCGCCGGCGTGCGCCAGGGCAAGCGCTTCGAGCTGACGGTCGAGGGCGAGGCCGGCGAGGACGTCCTCGCCCAGGCCCGCGAGGCCGCCGAGAAGCTGCTGTCCAACCCGGTCATCGAGGACGTCGTGCGCGTGGCCGTGCTCGACGAGACCGACGGGGAGAACTGA
- a CDS encoding DNA polymerase III subunit gamma and tau, which translates to MTTALYRRYRPETFEDVIGQEHVTEPLMTALRKDRVSHAYLFSGPRGCGKTTSARILARCLNCAEGPTATPCGRCESCRDLARDGAGSLDVIEMDAASHGGVDHARDLRERATFAPVRDRYKIFIIDEAHMVTREGFNALLKIVEEPPEHIKFIFATTEPSKVLTTIRSRTHHYPFRLVPPEPLVHYLEQLCAEEHVQVAPGVLSLVVRAGGGSVRDTLSVLDQLMAGSDEQGITYDLAVALLGYTHGALLDDVVDAFASGDAATVFRAVDRVVQTGQDPRRFVEDLLQRFRDLVIVNAVPDSAGNILHGMPQDQVARLRNQASQLGAAELSRAADITNTALTEMTGATSPQLHLELLCARILLPSSEDTTRGVTARVDRIERRLGIGRGAAPADQHAPAAPAAEPAPAPSAVPPAPRPDGEDRGPAGAAPAAPPAGEAAPPEPTPRQPAPAHAAAGDRSGDDARHRAGGAQGDDGAPRAPEPHGAPAGGPDPRSRPDPGPSGPVRPGAAAPEPQEDTPRAADGAGTEIDLLRASWPEIVNALAEIRRVAWFTVQRGTPQSFDGKVLRIMFDAEGDLMNFPRFEDDLRRAVHQVLGIDCRAEAVPPGGGHGRGGGSRRPGPPAPPRGGQDGPAPERRPEQRGGRGPEQDAAPRQDPGAAQQHDRGTAHRAERSPAPRGEQRAVQRPEPGAAQPGRAGAPGRRDDGPAGSGTSAGQEPPRGDRDARGAPGRPATDEAPEWSDPSWAEEPVHSWSVAPIPGGAAADGSVPVEDGAPGPVPADPGPGRSARPGAPAAPEAGRPAGDHGTTAAAGPGVRAPDAPEPGHRGPDTPGTAARPADEHRADDRQPAHRRADDRGPGAQGPAGGEPTEQDAAGPDPAGRAPARQRPTGGGTEVTAPAPAPAGGGPEAWRPGPSDDDVPPPEEPPYPDDLPYPDAPYPDEPPPPEDEAPPEQWRPSRPAPAGPAGPGRTAPPAPAHRERPAPGAASVATAPAPERAAPPAPGGPAAAPAQEPASRRRLSFRERHAAAIAAGRQAPERPGTAGGEGPEGVEWDDSFVPSADDEALEDSTLYGRAAIERILGGMLIEERDLSTGE; encoded by the coding sequence GTGACTACCGCCCTGTACCGCCGCTACCGCCCGGAGACCTTCGAGGACGTCATCGGCCAGGAGCACGTGACCGAGCCGCTGATGACGGCGCTGCGCAAGGACAGGGTCAGCCACGCGTACCTCTTCTCCGGCCCCCGCGGCTGCGGCAAGACGACCTCCGCGCGCATCCTCGCCCGCTGCCTGAACTGCGCCGAGGGCCCCACGGCCACCCCGTGCGGGCGCTGCGAGAGCTGCCGCGACCTGGCCCGGGACGGCGCGGGCTCCCTCGACGTCATCGAGATGGACGCCGCGAGCCACGGCGGCGTGGACCACGCCCGCGACCTGCGCGAGCGCGCCACGTTCGCCCCCGTGCGCGACCGGTACAAGATCTTCATCATCGACGAGGCCCACATGGTCACGCGCGAGGGCTTCAACGCGCTGCTGAAGATCGTCGAGGAGCCGCCGGAGCACATCAAGTTCATCTTCGCGACCACGGAGCCGAGCAAGGTCCTCACGACCATCCGCTCGCGCACCCACCACTACCCCTTCCGGCTGGTCCCGCCGGAGCCGCTCGTGCACTACCTCGAGCAGCTGTGCGCCGAGGAGCACGTGCAGGTGGCCCCCGGCGTGCTCTCGCTCGTGGTGCGCGCCGGCGGCGGGTCCGTGCGCGACACCCTCTCCGTGCTCGACCAGCTCATGGCGGGCTCCGACGAGCAGGGCATCACCTACGACCTCGCGGTCGCCCTGCTCGGCTACACCCACGGCGCGCTGCTCGACGACGTCGTGGACGCGTTCGCCTCCGGGGACGCCGCCACGGTCTTCCGCGCGGTCGACCGCGTGGTGCAGACCGGCCAGGACCCCCGGCGCTTCGTGGAGGACCTGCTCCAGCGCTTCCGGGACCTCGTGATCGTCAACGCCGTGCCGGACTCCGCGGGCAACATCCTGCACGGGATGCCCCAGGACCAGGTCGCCCGGCTGCGCAACCAGGCCTCCCAGCTCGGGGCCGCCGAGCTCTCCCGCGCCGCGGACATCACGAACACCGCGCTCACCGAGATGACGGGGGCCACCTCCCCGCAGCTGCACCTCGAGCTGCTGTGCGCCCGGATCCTGCTGCCCTCCTCCGAGGACACCACCCGCGGCGTGACCGCCCGCGTGGACCGGATCGAGCGCCGGCTCGGCATCGGCCGGGGCGCCGCCCCCGCCGACCAGCACGCCCCGGCGGCACCGGCCGCCGAGCCCGCGCCCGCGCCGTCCGCCGTGCCTCCCGCGCCGCGGCCGGACGGCGAGGACCGCGGGCCCGCGGGCGCCGCGCCGGCGGCCCCTCCGGCCGGGGAGGCCGCCCCGCCTGAGCCCACCCCGCGGCAGCCCGCGCCGGCGCACGCCGCGGCCGGCGACCGGTCCGGCGACGACGCACGGCACCGCGCCGGCGGCGCGCAGGGCGACGACGGCGCACCCCGGGCCCCGGAGCCGCACGGGGCGCCGGCCGGCGGACCGGACCCGCGGTCGCGCCCCGACCCCGGACCCTCCGGGCCCGTCCGGCCCGGAGCCGCCGCCCCGGAGCCGCAGGAGGACACCCCGCGCGCCGCCGACGGCGCGGGCACCGAGATCGACCTGCTGCGGGCGTCGTGGCCGGAGATCGTCAACGCCCTGGCCGAGATCCGCCGGGTCGCGTGGTTCACCGTCCAGCGCGGCACCCCGCAGTCCTTCGACGGCAAGGTCCTGCGGATCATGTTCGACGCCGAGGGCGACCTCATGAACTTCCCCCGCTTCGAGGACGACCTGCGCCGGGCCGTGCACCAGGTGCTGGGCATCGACTGCCGCGCCGAGGCCGTGCCCCCGGGCGGGGGCCACGGACGCGGCGGCGGGTCCCGGCGACCGGGACCGCCCGCTCCCCCGCGCGGCGGCCAGGACGGGCCGGCGCCCGAGCGCCGGCCGGAGCAGCGCGGCGGCCGGGGTCCGGAGCAGGACGCCGCGCCGCGGCAGGACCCGGGCGCGGCGCAGCAGCACGACCGGGGCACGGCCCATCGGGCGGAGCGCAGCCCCGCACCGCGGGGAGAGCAGCGTGCCGTGCAGCGGCCTGAGCCCGGTGCGGCGCAGCCCGGCCGGGCGGGCGCGCCCGGCCGGCGGGACGACGGGCCGGCAGGGTCGGGGACGTCCGCGGGACAGGAGCCGCCGCGGGGCGACCGGGACGCCCGGGGCGCCCCCGGGCGTCCCGCCACGGACGAGGCACCGGAGTGGAGCGACCCCTCCTGGGCCGAGGAGCCCGTGCACAGCTGGTCCGTCGCCCCCATCCCCGGCGGCGCGGCCGCCGACGGGAGCGTCCCCGTGGAGGACGGGGCCCCCGGCCCGGTGCCCGCGGACCCCGGGCCCGGCCGCTCCGCCCGTCCCGGCGCGCCGGCGGCGCCCGAGGCCGGGCGTCCGGCCGGCGACCACGGCACGACCGCAGCGGCCGGGCCCGGGGTCCGGGCGCCGGACGCGCCGGAGCCCGGTCACCGGGGCCCGGACACCCCCGGGACCGCAGCCCGTCCGGCGGACGAGCACCGTGCGGACGACCGGCAGCCGGCCCACCGGCGTGCCGACGACCGGGGCCCCGGCGCCCAGGGCCCCGCGGGCGGGGAGCCCACGGAGCAGGATGCCGCGGGCCCGGACCCCGCAGGACGGGCTCCCGCGCGGCAGCGCCCCACCGGCGGGGGGACGGAGGTCACCGCCCCGGCGCCCGCCCCGGCCGGCGGCGGACCCGAGGCCTGGCGGCCCGGTCCCTCCGACGACGACGTCCCGCCCCCGGAGGAGCCCCCGTACCCGGACGACCTCCCCTATCCCGATGCTCCCTACCCCGACGAGCCACCGCCCCCCGAGGACGAGGCGCCGCCGGAGCAGTGGCGGCCCTCCCGCCCGGCGCCCGCGGGTCCGGCCGGGCCGGGCCGGACGGCACCGCCCGCCCCGGCGCACCGTGAGCGGCCGGCCCCCGGGGCGGCATCGGTGGCCACGGCTCCCGCCCCCGAGCGGGCCGCCCCGCCGGCCCCCGGCGGGCCGGCCGCGGCCCCGGCCCAGGAGCCGGCGTCCCGGCGGCGGCTGAGCTTCCGGGAGCGGCACGCGGCCGCGATCGCCGCCGGCCGGCAGGCCCCCGAGCGGCCCGGGACCGCGGGGGGCGAGGGCCCCGAGGGCGTAGAATGGGACGACTCCTTCGTCCCCAGCGCGGACGACGAGGCCCTCGAGGACTCCACGCTCTACGGCCGGGCCGCCATCGAGCGGATCCTCGGCGGCATGCTGATCGAGGAGCGGGACCTCTCCACCGGGGAGTGA
- the purQ gene encoding phosphoribosylformylglycinamidine synthase subunit PurQ has translation MAAPETPLIADLSAPGPDPALAGARIGVVTFPGTLDDRDAARAVELAGGTPVPLWYAERDLQGVDAVILPGGFSYGDYLRAGAIARFAPIMDRVIDGAGAAGTSGSSPLPVLGICNGFQVLTESHLLPGSMIKNDHLKFLCRDQRLRVENNRTAWTAEYAEGQEIVVPLKNQDGQYVADERTLDALEAEGRVVFRYVGASPNGSRRDIAGICNAAGNVVGLMPHPEHAVEPGFGADSSASGEVGMRDGTDGLGLFVSVLKALVK, from the coding sequence ATGGCGGCCCCCGAGACCCCGCTGATCGCGGACCTCTCCGCCCCCGGGCCCGACCCCGCGCTCGCGGGCGCCCGGATCGGCGTGGTGACCTTCCCCGGCACCCTCGACGACCGCGACGCCGCGCGCGCCGTGGAGCTGGCCGGTGGGACCCCCGTCCCCCTCTGGTACGCCGAGCGGGACCTGCAGGGCGTCGACGCCGTGATCCTGCCCGGAGGCTTCTCCTACGGCGACTACCTGCGCGCCGGGGCCATCGCCCGCTTCGCGCCGATCATGGACCGGGTGATCGACGGTGCCGGCGCCGCGGGCACCTCCGGGTCGTCCCCGCTGCCGGTGCTCGGGATCTGCAACGGCTTCCAGGTGCTCACCGAGTCCCACCTGCTGCCGGGCTCCATGATCAAGAACGACCACCTGAAGTTCCTCTGCCGCGACCAGCGCCTGCGGGTCGAGAACAACCGGACCGCCTGGACCGCCGAGTACGCCGAGGGCCAGGAGATCGTGGTCCCGCTGAAGAACCAGGACGGTCAGTACGTGGCCGACGAGCGCACCCTCGACGCCCTCGAGGCCGAGGGCCGCGTGGTCTTCCGCTACGTGGGCGCCAGCCCGAACGGCTCCCGCCGGGACATCGCCGGGATCTGCAACGCCGCCGGCAACGTGGTCGGCCTCATGCCCCACCCCGAGCACGCGGTGGAGCCCGGCTTCGGCGCCGACTCCTCCGCCTCCGGGGAGGTCGGCATGCGCGACGGCACGGACGGGCTCGGCCTGTTCGTCTCCGTCCTCAAGGCACTGGTCAAGTAA
- the recR gene encoding recombination mediator RecR produces MYEGAVQELIDELGRLPGVGPKSAQRIAFHLLDADKEDVRRLAEAMTAVKEKVRFCRICGNVAELEECAICRDARRDASVICVVEESKDVMAIERTRSYRGRYHVLGGAISPIQGIGPDQLRIRELMTRLSDDTVQEVVLATDPNLEGEATATYLSRMLKTLGVRVTRLASGLPVGGDLEYADEVTLGRAFEGRTVVA; encoded by the coding sequence GTGTACGAAGGCGCCGTCCAGGAACTGATCGACGAGCTGGGGCGGCTGCCCGGCGTGGGGCCGAAGTCCGCGCAGCGGATCGCGTTCCACCTCCTCGACGCGGACAAGGAGGACGTCCGCCGGCTGGCCGAGGCCATGACCGCCGTCAAGGAGAAGGTGCGGTTCTGCCGGATCTGCGGCAACGTCGCCGAGCTCGAGGAGTGCGCGATCTGCCGCGACGCCCGCCGGGACGCGAGCGTGATCTGCGTGGTCGAGGAGTCCAAGGACGTCATGGCCATCGAGCGCACCCGCAGCTACCGCGGCCGCTACCACGTGCTGGGCGGGGCGATCAGCCCCATCCAGGGCATCGGCCCCGATCAGCTGCGCATCCGCGAGCTGATGACCCGGCTCTCGGACGACACCGTCCAGGAGGTCGTCCTCGCCACCGACCCCAACCTGGAGGGCGAGGCCACCGCGACCTACCTGTCGAGGATGCTCAAGACCCTGGGGGTGCGCGTGACCCGTCTCGCCTCGGGGCTGCCCGTGGGCGGGGACCTCGAGTACGCCGACGAGGTCACCCTCGGCCGGGCCTTCGAGGGCCGCACCGTGGTCGCCTGA
- the purL gene encoding phosphoribosylformylglycinamidine synthase subunit PurL, with protein sequence MSEKHFNLDTVEHAAATPDTDLPWAELGLKADEFAEIKKILGRRPTAAELAMYSVMWSEHCSYKSSKVHLRQFGEKVTEEMTKDLMVGIGENAGVTDIGDGWAVTFKIESHNHPSYVEPYQGAATGVGGIVRDIISMGARPVAVMDPLRFGAIDHPDTARVVHGVVAGVGGYGNSLGLPNIGGEVVFDPCYQGNPLVNALAVGVMRHEDIRLANASGVGNRVVLFGARTGGDGIGGASVLASESFDDAKPSKRPAVQVGDPFAEKVLIECCLELFKNSLVEGIQDLGAAGISCATSELASNGEGGMHVDLTKVLLRDPTLTPGEILMSESQERMMAVVAPEQAEAFEAVMAKWDVEYSWLGEVTGTGRLVIEWDGEVIVDVDPRTVAHEGPVYERPYERPAGQDRLQQERFTGSPADSSRPSGAQLGPAVLELMASPNLCAKNWVTDQYDRYVQGNTAMAVPDDAGVVRVDERTGLGVALSTDCNGRYAVLDPYAGAQLALAQAYRNVATAGARPVAVSDCLNFGSPEDPGTMWQFAEAVRGLADGCMELGVPVTGGNVSLYNQTGGVGIHPTPVVAMMGVLDDVRRRTPSGWREDGQAVYLLGTTADELDGSEWANLRGHLGGLPPAVDLARERLLGDLLINMSRDGMIDAAHDVAEGGLAATLAEMALRFDTGARIGLGEVCERDGVDLFTMLFSETQGRAVVAVPRTEEVRFSDMCTARGYPFARIGVVDAVERSLDVQGEFALGLDELRAAHEATLPRHFG encoded by the coding sequence ATGAGCGAGAAGCACTTCAACCTGGACACCGTCGAGCACGCGGCGGCCACCCCCGACACCGATCTGCCCTGGGCAGAGCTGGGCCTGAAGGCCGACGAGTTCGCGGAGATCAAGAAGATCCTCGGCCGCCGCCCCACCGCCGCGGAGCTCGCGATGTACTCGGTCATGTGGTCCGAGCACTGCTCCTACAAGTCCTCGAAGGTCCACCTGCGCCAGTTCGGCGAGAAGGTCACCGAGGAGATGACGAAGGACCTGATGGTCGGCATCGGCGAGAACGCCGGGGTGACCGACATCGGGGACGGCTGGGCCGTGACCTTCAAGATCGAGTCCCACAACCACCCCTCCTACGTGGAGCCCTACCAGGGCGCCGCGACCGGGGTCGGCGGGATCGTGCGCGACATCATCTCGATGGGCGCCCGCCCCGTGGCCGTCATGGACCCGCTGCGCTTCGGGGCGATCGACCACCCGGACACCGCGCGCGTGGTGCACGGCGTCGTCGCCGGCGTGGGCGGCTACGGCAACTCGCTGGGCCTGCCCAACATCGGCGGGGAGGTCGTCTTCGACCCCTGCTACCAGGGCAACCCGCTCGTCAACGCCCTGGCCGTGGGCGTGATGCGCCACGAGGACATCCGCCTGGCCAACGCCTCGGGCGTGGGCAACCGGGTCGTGCTCTTCGGCGCCCGCACCGGCGGCGACGGCATCGGCGGGGCCTCCGTGCTGGCCTCGGAGTCCTTCGACGACGCCAAGCCCTCCAAGCGCCCGGCCGTGCAGGTCGGCGACCCGTTCGCCGAGAAGGTGCTCATCGAGTGCTGCCTCGAGCTGTTCAAGAACTCCCTCGTGGAGGGCATCCAGGACCTCGGCGCCGCCGGGATCTCCTGCGCCACCTCGGAGCTGGCCTCCAACGGCGAGGGCGGGATGCACGTGGACCTCACGAAGGTCCTGCTGCGCGACCCCACGCTGACCCCCGGCGAGATCCTGATGTCGGAGTCCCAGGAGCGCATGATGGCGGTCGTGGCCCCCGAGCAGGCCGAGGCCTTCGAGGCCGTCATGGCCAAGTGGGACGTCGAGTACTCGTGGCTGGGCGAGGTCACCGGCACCGGCCGGCTCGTGATCGAGTGGGACGGCGAGGTCATCGTCGACGTCGACCCCCGCACGGTCGCCCACGAGGGCCCCGTCTACGAGCGCCCCTACGAGCGCCCGGCCGGCCAGGACCGCCTGCAGCAGGAGCGCTTCACCGGCTCCCCCGCCGACTCCTCCCGCCCCTCCGGGGCGCAGCTGGGGCCCGCGGTGCTGGAGCTGATGGCCTCCCCGAACCTGTGCGCCAAGAACTGGGTCACCGACCAGTACGACCGCTACGTCCAGGGCAACACCGCCATGGCCGTGCCCGACGACGCCGGGGTGGTGCGCGTCGACGAGCGGACCGGCCTGGGCGTGGCCCTGTCCACCGACTGCAACGGCCGCTACGCCGTGCTGGACCCCTACGCCGGGGCGCAGCTGGCGCTCGCCCAGGCCTACCGCAACGTGGCCACCGCCGGGGCGCGGCCCGTGGCCGTCTCCGACTGCCTGAACTTCGGCTCCCCCGAGGACCCGGGGACGATGTGGCAGTTCGCGGAGGCCGTGCGCGGGCTCGCCGACGGCTGCATGGAGCTGGGCGTGCCCGTGACCGGCGGCAACGTCTCCCTGTACAACCAGACGGGCGGGGTGGGCATCCACCCGACCCCGGTGGTCGCGATGATGGGCGTGCTCGACGACGTCCGCCGCCGCACCCCCTCGGGCTGGCGCGAGGACGGGCAGGCGGTCTACCTGCTCGGCACCACCGCCGACGAGCTGGACGGCTCCGAGTGGGCGAACCTGCGCGGGCACCTGGGCGGGCTGCCCCCGGCCGTGGACCTGGCCCGGGAGCGGCTGCTCGGGGACCTGCTGATCAACATGTCCCGCGACGGCATGATCGACGCCGCCCACGACGTCGCCGAGGGCGGGCTGGCCGCGACCCTGGCCGAGATGGCGCTGCGCTTCGACACCGGCGCCCGGATCGGCCTCGGCGAGGTGTGCGAGCGGGACGGGGTGGACCTGTTCACCATGCTCTTCTCGGAGACCCAGGGCCGGGCCGTGGTGGCCGTCCCGCGCACCGAGGAGGTGCGGTTCTCCGACATGTGCACCGCCCGCGGCTACCCGTTCGCGCGCATCGGCGTCGTGGACGCCGTCGAGCGCTCCCTCGACGTCCAGGGCGAGTTCGCCCTCGGCCTCGACGAGCTGCGGGCCGCCCACGAGGCGACCCTGCCCCGTCACTTCGGCTGA
- a CDS encoding Rieske 2Fe-2S domain-containing protein, with amino-acid sequence MSAPGPWERVVEAAAVARPLDFATALTSTGPVLVTRDAAGGLHVLRNTCPHQQATVCREAAGRAESFECPNHYWVFAPDGRFTGSRLALAAGRTAPPDPAKDLPALEAAVAGGWVVVRRG; translated from the coding sequence GTGAGCGCGCCGGGCCCCTGGGAGCGCGTGGTCGAGGCCGCCGCCGTCGCCCGGCCGCTGGACTTCGCCACGGCGCTCACGAGCACCGGGCCGGTGCTGGTGACCCGGGACGCCGCGGGCGGGCTGCACGTGCTGCGCAACACCTGTCCGCACCAGCAGGCCACGGTGTGCCGGGAGGCCGCCGGGCGCGCGGAGTCCTTCGAGTGCCCCAACCACTACTGGGTCTTCGCCCCGGACGGCCGGTTCACGGGCTCCCGCCTCGCCCTGGCCGCGGGACGCACGGCACCGCCGGACCCGGCCAAGGACCTGCCGGCGCTGGAGGCCGCGGTGGCCGGCGGCTGGGTCGTGGTCCGGCGCGGCTGA
- a CDS encoding aspartate kinase, which produces MSLIVQKFGGSSVADADGVRRVARRIVETHNRGHDVVVVVSAMGDTTDELLDLAHEVTRKPPARELDMLLTAGERISMALLAMAVSGMGVPAQSFTGSQAGMVTDGAHGAALLVEVNPERVRESLDQGNIAIIAGFQGVHRQTKDITTLGRGGSDTTAVALAAALDADVCEIYSDVDGVFTADPRIAPKARKLEQVSSEEMLELAANGAKILHLRCVEYARRFGVKLHVRSSFSHSEGTWVIPSPEDVADSPKEIPLEQPLISGIAHDRTQAKITVVGVPDRPGIASRIFRLLAEAKVNVDMIVQNVSTGDDPLTDLSFTVDESQGDLAMSLLRAAEEKIGYAGLEYDDQVGKLSLVGAGMKSNPGVTFTFFEALASANINIDMISTSEVRISVITSADRLDEAVRVVHTAFGLDAQDEATVYAGTGR; this is translated from the coding sequence ATGAGCCTGATCGTGCAGAAGTTCGGTGGCTCCTCCGTCGCGGACGCCGACGGCGTCCGCCGCGTCGCACGGAGGATCGTCGAGACCCACAACCGCGGCCACGACGTCGTCGTGGTCGTCTCCGCCATGGGCGACACCACCGACGAGCTGCTCGACCTCGCCCACGAGGTCACCCGCAAGCCCCCGGCCCGCGAGCTCGACATGCTCCTCACCGCCGGCGAGCGCATCTCGATGGCGCTGCTGGCCATGGCCGTCTCCGGGATGGGCGTGCCCGCCCAGTCCTTCACCGGGTCCCAGGCCGGGATGGTCACCGACGGCGCCCACGGCGCCGCCCTGCTCGTGGAGGTCAACCCCGAGCGGGTGCGCGAGTCCCTGGACCAGGGCAACATCGCGATCATCGCCGGCTTCCAGGGCGTCCACCGCCAGACCAAGGACATCACCACCCTGGGCCGCGGCGGCTCGGACACCACGGCCGTGGCGCTGGCCGCCGCCCTGGACGCCGACGTCTGCGAGATCTACTCCGACGTCGACGGCGTGTTCACCGCCGACCCCCGCATCGCCCCGAAGGCGCGCAAGCTCGAGCAGGTCAGCAGCGAGGAGATGCTCGAGCTGGCCGCCAACGGCGCCAAGATCCTGCACCTGCGCTGCGTGGAGTACGCCCGCCGCTTCGGCGTGAAGCTGCACGTGCGCTCGTCCTTCTCGCACAGCGAGGGCACCTGGGTCATCCCGAGCCCCGAAGACGTCGCCGACTCACCGAAGGAGATCCCGTTGGAACAGCCGCTCATCTCCGGCATCGCCCACGACCGCACCCAGGCCAAGATCACGGTCGTCGGCGTCCCCGACCGCCCGGGCATCGCCTCCCGGATCTTCCGCCTGCTCGCCGAGGCGAAGGTCAACGTGGACATGATCGTCCAGAACGTCTCCACCGGCGACGACCCCCTGACCGACCTGTCCTTCACCGTGGACGAGTCCCAGGGCGATCTCGCCATGAGCCTGCTGCGCGCGGCCGAGGAGAAGATCGGCTACGCGGGCCTGGAGTACGACGACCAGGTCGGCAAGCTCTCCCTCGTGGGCGCTGGCATGAAGTCGAACCCCGGGGTGACCTTCACGTTCTTCGAGGCGCTGGCCTCGGCGAACATCAACATCGACATGATCTCCACCTCGGAGGTGCGGATCTCGGTGATCACCTCCGCCGACCGCCTCGACGAGGCCGTGCGCGTGGTCCACACCGCCTTCGGCCTCGACGCCCAGGACGAGGCGACGGTCTACGCGGGCACCGGCCGCTGA
- a CDS encoding MFS transporter — translation MTRPQPSRPLPVPLVLAAVLLVAVNLRPGATSVGPVLAELQAGLGLDATLAGVLTSLPGLTFAVAGTCAVALSRRTGISGAVAWGLLLVALALTARALVGSAPVFLVLSVLALLGMGIGNILVPAFVKRHGGRRTALLNSVYTTGLAVGATLSLLAAGPLTAAGGWPWTLGLWGLTALLALVPWLAVAARDRREAAAAPRVLLRTPRARITGSRTAVALSLYFGVQSMHAYVQFGWVAQILRDGGLDRAGAGLAMALLAAMGIPGGLLMPSVVARSARLRTWVVVLGACMAAGYTGLLLAPAALPWLWALLLGVGCFSFPTALALIVARSREAHVTAQLSGFTQSVGYSLAAAGPFLVGALHDLTGGWTAPLVLLIASCAVLAGAGLLASAPRFVDDELAGPAGPDRTG, via the coding sequence GTGACCCGCCCGCAGCCCTCCCGCCCCCTGCCCGTCCCGCTCGTCCTGGCGGCGGTGCTGCTCGTGGCGGTCAACCTCCGCCCGGGGGCGACCTCCGTGGGCCCGGTGCTGGCCGAGCTGCAGGCCGGCCTGGGCCTGGACGCGACCCTGGCCGGGGTCCTGACGTCCCTGCCGGGGCTGACCTTCGCCGTGGCCGGCACCTGCGCCGTGGCGCTCTCGCGGCGCACCGGGATCAGCGGGGCCGTGGCGTGGGGGCTGCTGCTGGTCGCCCTGGCGCTCACGGCGCGCGCCCTGGTGGGCTCGGCGCCCGTCTTCCTGGTGCTGAGCGTGCTGGCGCTGCTCGGGATGGGCATCGGCAACATCCTGGTGCCGGCCTTCGTCAAGCGCCACGGCGGGCGGCGCACGGCGCTGCTCAACAGCGTCTACACGACCGGTCTGGCCGTGGGCGCGACCCTGTCCCTGCTGGCGGCCGGGCCGCTGACCGCCGCCGGCGGGTGGCCGTGGACCCTCGGGCTGTGGGGGCTGACCGCCCTGCTGGCACTGGTGCCGTGGCTCGCCGTCGCGGCGCGGGACCGGCGGGAGGCCGCCGCCGCGCCCCGGGTGCTGCTGCGCACCCCGCGGGCCCGCATCACCGGCTCCCGCACGGCCGTGGCGCTGAGCCTGTACTTCGGGGTGCAGTCGATGCACGCCTACGTGCAGTTCGGCTGGGTCGCCCAGATCCTGCGCGACGGCGGCCTGGACCGGGCCGGGGCCGGGCTGGCGATGGCGCTGCTGGCGGCCATGGGCATCCCGGGCGGGCTGCTGATGCCCTCCGTCGTCGCCCGCTCCGCGCGCCTGCGCACGTGGGTCGTGGTCCTGGGCGCGTGCATGGCCGCGGGCTACACCGGCCTGCTGCTCGCCCCGGCCGCCCTGCCGTGGCTGTGGGCGCTGCTGCTGGGCGTCGGCTGCTTCTCCTTCCCGACCGCCCTGGCCCTGATCGTGGCCCGGTCCCGGGAGGCGCACGTGACCGCGCAGCTGTCCGGGTTCACCCAGTCGGTGGGCTACTCGCTCGCCGCCGCCGGGCCCTTCCTCGTGGGCGCCCTGCACGACCTCACCGGCGGCTGGACCGCGCCGCTCGTGCTGCTCATCGCCTCGTGCGCGGTGCTGGCCGGCGCCGGGCTGCTGGCCTCGGCCCCGCGCTTCGTCGACGACGAGCTCGCCGGCCCCGCGGGCCCCGACCGGACCGGCTGA
- a CDS encoding helix-turn-helix domain-containing protein, whose translation MSQHPPTTTAGLHGREAERLAEALAARDVTVFVDGTALRLPGAAREAVLDLLARLARGEEVTVASGPGDAATGPGGPGSRTAPGGGDGDAGPGEELLTTAQAAALAGISHTYLRNLATQGTIPVQYRGTHRRFRAADVRAWVAAQGARGR comes from the coding sequence ATGAGCCAGCACCCGCCCACGACCACCGCCGGCCTGCACGGGCGCGAGGCCGAGCGCCTCGCCGAGGCCCTGGCCGCCCGCGACGTCACTGTCTTCGTCGACGGCACCGCCCTGCGCCTGCCCGGAGCGGCGCGCGAGGCCGTCCTGGACCTGCTCGCCCGGCTGGCCCGCGGCGAGGAGGTCACCGTCGCCTCCGGCCCCGGGGACGCCGCGACCGGCCCGGGAGGCCCCGGCAGCAGGACCGCGCCGGGCGGGGGCGACGGGGACGCCGGGCCGGGGGAGGAGCTGCTGACCACGGCGCAGGCGGCCGCGCTCGCGGGGATCTCCCACACCTACCTGCGCAACCTCGCGACGCAGGGCACGATCCCGGTCCAGTACCGGGGCACCCACCGCCGGTTCCGCGCGGCCGACGTGCGCGCCTGGGTGGCCGCCCAGGGCGCCCGGGGGCGCTGA